In the Ipomoea triloba cultivar NCNSP0323 chromosome 6, ASM357664v1 genome, one interval contains:
- the LOC116023494 gene encoding uncharacterized protein LOC116023494 produces MSLDTVCKKLRGVTDEWIITKFREPHTCRNDFDQGGSEKMCTSALIADLIYQKVGADPEYKIKHIQVDVKQHYRLDITYKKGWYARQKCVESIYEKFDQSYTKLPKFLNLLKIANPGTIVDIKFNPSEAGSVYGHFLYAFWAFKPAIEGFRFCILVIAVDGTHVYGKYKGHLLLAVGMNANKEIYPLAYSIVDSENGASWTCFLKRLARHVFYDLPSICIISDRHAGIDVAYNKLPELQSSRVKRRFYLRHIRSNVMTRFKNSRLKGLVWEAGTAVTKNKFYSSMQSIQQYWPEAHNYLSAIEPEAWTLSHDGGHRYGIMTTNSSESFNNSLKGCRMLPVTAITRLTFHKLSTMFANGQ; encoded by the coding sequence ATGTCCTTGGACACTGTCTGCAAAAAATTGAGGGGGGTGACAGACGAATGGATTATTACGAAGTTCAGAGAGCCCCACACATGCAGAAATGATTTCGACCAGGGTGGGTCGGAGAAAATGTGCACAAGTGCACTAATAGCCGATTTGATTTATCAAAAAGTCGGTGCCGACccagaatacaaaataaaacacatccaAGTTGATGTGAAACAGCACTACAGGTTGGACATTACGTACAAAAAAGGATGGTATGCACGTCAAAAGTGCGTTGAGAGCATCTATGAGAAGTTTGACCAATCGTACACTAAGCTCCCGAAATTCTTGAACTTGTTGAAGATAGCTAATCCAGGTACGATTGTTGATATAAAATTCAATCCATCCGAAGCGGGTTCGGTGTATGGGCATTTCTTATATGCGTTCTGGGCTTTCAAGCCTGCAATTGAAGGTTTTCGGTTTTGCATACTTGTTATTGCCGTTGATGGTACACACGTGTACGGCAAATACAAAGGTCATCTCTTATTAGCGGTCGGCATGAACGCTAATAAGGAAATTTATCCACTGGCGTACTCAATTGTAGATTCTGAAAACGGAGCCAGTTGGACGTGCTTTCTCAAACGGCTAGCAAGACATGTCTTTTACGATCTTCCTTCAATTTGCATCATTTCGGATAGACATGCCGGGATAGATGTTGCATATAATAAGTTACCTGAATTACAAAGCAGTCGAGTCAAGCGCCGTTTTTACCTAAGACACATTCGAAGTAATGTGATGACCAGGTTCAAAAATAGCAGACTGAAGGGCTTAGTATGGGAAGCAGGTACTGCCGTTACTAAAAACAAATTCTATTCGTCAATGCAAAGCATACAACAATACTGGCCAGAAGCCCACAATTATTTGTCTGCAATCGAGCCTGAAGCGTGGACATTATCTCACGATGGTGGTCACCGGTATGGCATAATGACAACTAATTCATCTGAATCATTTAATAATTCTCTAAAGGGTTGTCGAATGCTACCGGTCACGGCAATAACAAGGCTTACTTTCCACAAGTTAAGCACAATGTTTGCCAACGGACAGTGA
- the LOC116021764 gene encoding ran-binding protein 1 homolog c-like, translated as MASSAEPTLQKREEEEESSENQPAEDEDTGAQVAPIVRLQEVAVSTGEENEDVLLDLKAKLYRFDKEGNQWKERGAGTVKLLKHKETGKVRLVMRQSKTLKICANHLVLPTISMQEHAGNEKSCVWHAADFADGELKEETFCIRFASVENCKTFKDKVEEIAESQQKKDEESEEAISAAKLIEKLSVESNDQEDKPKDKEAPAPAEEKKDEAEKKEKDDDKN; from the exons ATGGCGAGCAGCGCAGAGCCTACATTGCAGAAGagggaagaagaggaggaatcTTCTGAGAACCAGCCCGCGGAAGACGAGGATACCGGAGCTCAGGTTGCTCCCATCGTCAGACTTCAGGAAGTAGCCGTCAGCACTGGCGAAGAGAACGAGGATGTCCTTCTAGATCT GAAAGCCAAGCTGTATAGATTTGATAAAGAAGGAAATCAGTGGAAAGAAAGAGGAGCTGGGACTGTGAAGCTTTTGAAGCATAAAGAAACTGGAAAAGTTAGGCTTGTGATGAGGCAGTCAAAGACACTCAAAATCTGTGCCAATCACTTGG TTCTTCCTACAATATCAATGCAAGAACATGCGGGGAATGAAAAATCTTGTGTTTGGCATGCTGCTGATTTTGCTGATGGGGAGCTAAAGGAGGAGACATTTTGCATTAGATTTGCTTCTGTTGAGA attgcaaaactttcaaGGACAAGGTTGAAGAAATAGCTGAATCTCAACAGAAGAAAGATGAAGAGTCTGAAGAGGCTATTAGTGCTGCTAAACTTATTGAGAAATTGAGTGTTGAAAGCAATGATCAAGAAGACAAGCCCAAAGACAAAGAGGCGCCTGCCCCTGCTGAGGAGAAAAAAGATGAGGCTGAGAAGAAGGAAAAGGATGATGATAAAAATTAA
- the LOC116023021 gene encoding protein ALP1-like: protein MNFPFLQQNSGFSSSAIYIRGIIDERINQMSASNVQNKRRRKKVDGGGVSGDGEGSNEEKRGVVKTREVKEILTSLLLLEEQDKEEQEELDREDLESRALLEANHRNTNRAMWDYLSYVQKHDSAVEQIEGTRKRKVKGNSSSSAAAAAAIAAAASAEEQEIDPSGNRTGGGSEKPGSAPPQRRLWVKNRSQDWWDQCNSADFPEEEFKKAFRMGKDTFEMICNELSSVVAKENTMLRDAVPVRQRVAVCIWRLATGEPLRLVSKKFGLGISTCHKLVLEVCTAIKTVLMPKYLQWPDEEKMRSIKDEYEAKSGIKNVVGSMYTTHIPIIAPKISVAAYFNKRHTERNQKTSYSITVQGVVDPKGVFTDVCIGWPGSMPDDQVLEKSALYQRANGGLLNGVWIVGSSGYPLMDWVLVPYAQQNLTWTQHAFNEKIGEIQRVSKDAFARLKGRWACLQKRTEVKLQDLPVVLGACCVLHNICEMRNEEMDPELNFELIDDEMVPEVQLRSASARMARDTIAHNLLHHNHAGTSFLS from the coding sequence ATGAACTTTCCTTTTCTCCAGCAAAATTCCGGTTTTTCTTCTTCTGCTATTTATATCCGTGGAATCATCGACGAGAGGATTAATCAAATGAGCGCTAGTAACGTACAGAATAAGCGGAGACGGAAGAAGGTCGACGGCGGCGGCGTTTCCGGCGACGGTGAGGGGAGCAACGAGGAAAAGCGCGGGGTTGTTAAGACCCGGGAGGTGAAAGAGATTCTGACCTCGCTGTTGTTGCTTGAGGAGCAAGATAAGGAGGAGCAGGAAGAATTGGATAGGGAAGACCTCGAGAGCAGAGCCCTTCTCGAAGCGAATCACAGGAACACGAATCGCGCGATGTGGGATTATTTGTCCTATGTCCAGAAGCACGATAGCGCCGTCGAGCAAATCGAGGGGACGAGGAAAAGGAAAGTGAAGGGTAACTCTTCTTCCTCTGCCGCCGCTGCCGCCGCGATTGCGGCGGCAGCGTCGGCGGAGGAGCAAGAGATAGACCCCTCGGGTAATCGGACCGGCGGCGGTAGCGAAAAACCCGGGTCCGCGCCGCCGCAGAGACGGTTGTGGGTGAAGAACCGGTCGCAGGACTGGTGGGATCAATGCAACAGTGCGGATTTCCCAGAGGAGGAATTCAAGAAGGCGTTTCGAATGGGGAAAGACACATTCGAGATGATCTGCAATGAGCTGAGCTCTGTGGTTGCAAAGGAGAACACTATGTTGAGAGATGCTGTCCCTGTGAGGCAAAGAGTGGCAGTTTGTATATGGAGATTAGCCACAGGTGAGCCTCTCAGGCTAGTTTCCAAGAAGTTTGGCTTAGGGATTTCTACTTGTCATAAACTTGTGCTTGAGGTTTGTACTGCCATTAAAACTGTTTTGATGCCCAAATACCTCCAATGGCCTGATGAGGAGAAAATGAGAAGCATAAAGGATGAATACGAGGCGAAATCGGGGATTAAAAATGTAGTTGGATCAATGTACACTACCCATATCCCCATCATTGCCCCCAAGATTAGTGTGGCAGCTTATTTTAACAAGAGGCATACCGAGAGGAACCAGAAAACCTCGTACTCGATTACTGTCCAAGGCGTGGTTGATCCGAAAGGAGTGTTTACTGATGTGTGTATTGGGTGGCCTGGATCAATGCCTGATGATCAGGTCCTGGAGAAATCTGCCCTGTACCAGAGGGCTAATGGCGGCCTGTTGAATGGCGTTTGGATAGTCGGGAGTTCGGGCTACCCTCTCATGGATTGGGTTCTCGTTCCGTATGCACAGCAGAATTTGACATGGACGCAGCATGCTTTCAACGAGAAGATCGGGGAGATCCAGCGCGTGTCTAAAGATGCCTTCGCAAGGCTGAAAGGGAGGTGGGCTTGTCTGCAGAAGAGAACCGAAGTTAAGCTCCAGGACTTGCCCGTTGTGCTTGGGGCGTGCTGCGTGTTGCATAATATATGCGAAATGAGGAACGAGGAGATGGACCCCGAGCTCAATTTCGAGCTCATTGACGACGAGATGGTGCCCGAGGTTCAGTTGAGGTCAGCTTCTGCAAGAATGGCTAGAGATACTATTGCTCATAACCTTCTGCACCATAACCATGCTGGTACTTCTTTCCTGTCATGA